From a region of the Salminus brasiliensis chromosome 4, fSalBra1.hap2, whole genome shotgun sequence genome:
- the psda gene encoding uncharacterized protein psda isoform X1 — MAQSGKVLHLYVEVRSVPDEEGKELGNTEGTKSLMLQGPDVLPQSHCRAINSSRGLVPQTGVLHKGSTQSLASNKSPSRHSVSFQLNPGEEPAHPPSRHRQSLPYDEISKLLSALQPGPNGNGNCTLVRTRSSESEPFYERDSRFSGHFTAPPTPSGFRRAYGREEAGKRSVVTYSYIEKANIKSVEGHHTPLCQSEPENPFRRSMDDQAIPFHLRKRLSDPVWFNGCESTGNSKHTLPDLASTPKGTSSLRRATLDSIAKEATLRALEEFGSPQIKRKLAANGPEGDHDSVLRDQPRCRSWSGSPVVPRSARTLPINAQIIIPDQNRTLHSIPRSPATDHLSAHVRQPYYTMSPSTNMRPQESQRVWKGDESLRQGFRHGPSLPSCKPTAIQHEIPSMTITQAPCDQRHNTSESPRQPHKVNFNLSNSSNLSDTGVNKVSGKKSTSPATSPEIARKLAEEATKLSILMEARRSPSPTISLSDTVRSDSPRSGANSREPQQLYASFEGSTTRAPLDSSLSSQDHHWEEEPVQTGQQSGRGSPLSSRRGSTSPALPSRLHRVSTSPIRDPKQERAEMPRNYSPVLYRHRPPQYMGDNCSPGLEYRHCNALYDSGLRDCLDNNRRHCTGPVMTNNSVNWTSQQLRDNTSTVREYSNKENMASTEVSLGTSSRELGKQTKNGPAGLGSQENNHRTSVRSERRGETRTDGEQGSALSHSSSGDTGSQKQGAVLDSDCISPEISSQTSQRSSDAGNMGMQSDSGSSLLGPSLHSQKIARAKWEFLFGKPSEDHHGVKGPVSSTAPSSGYSSDSLTPAPPSSLPLKSTTAHSRHRPGSESQKTSSHDVQQVDVELVNPPPSSGSSPKTGIIKRTIKYSETDLDAVPMRCYRETDIDEVILAEQEEVDSAFGSDRSVLGTSGTSSGSPMEGTLCLRANGEEDEQLEDEEVVSWASVRMQCDRKRQHASRDADEVFSHILKGSPNCLSDSHTALKSPITVDSPRRISIDGLDSFSRHFESIMESHRAKGTSYSSLDSVDMTPSGPPVFTFDFPTLTPEIQSQICESAQQIIELSFAPLAQSEAPSLSGPSASEASHGQSETSQWSVSEEESESSSTDHSESHVLPDTDMAVSECPSGPVSQCDQEVAERLALGTNDIANGNKADLQAAKRLAKRLYNLDGFRRSDVARHLSKNNDFSQMVAEEYLSYFNFSGLAVDQALRVFLREFALMGETQERERVLSHFSRRYLQCNPNAIPNEDSVHTLTCALMLLNTDLHGHNVGKRMSCMQFVANLEGLNDGQDFPKELLKALYNSIKNEKLQWTIDEEELRKSFSELVDGRTDSASHTMKRISSGGNPLVSLAQQSSAQVYKNGFLVRKVHADPDGKKTPRGKRGWKSFYAILKGLVLYLQKGEYHADKQLSDEDLKNAVSIHHSLAMRAADYSKRPNVFYLRTADWRVFLFQAPNAEQMQSWITRINTVAAMFSAPPFPAAIGSQKRFSRPLLPGSSTKLSQEEQLQAHEARFRAVSSELQELRSVPQERKNKGKDQDEGKQREEYLDFEKTRYGTYAMLLRAKIRIGESDLVAFESRLFADGGLQRAHSSPTLPQDSSHASSSGGGDGGGGGGGGKKSKRNEAQRQSYRQAVKQ; from the exons ATGGCTCAGTCAGGTAAAGTCCTCCACCTGTATGTGGAGGTGAGATCAGTGCCTGACGAAGAGGGGAAAGAACTGGGAAATACAGAAGGGACAAAGTCCCTAATGTTACAAGGGCCAGACGTTCTTCCACAGTCACATTGTAGAGCCATTAATTCCTCACGTGGCCTAGTGCCCCAAACTGGAGTCCTACATAAAGGCAGCACCCAGAGCCTTGCTTCCAATAAATCTCCATCCAGACACTCTGTAAGTTTTCAGCTCAATCCAGGAGAGGAACCAGCACACCCGCCCAGTCGTCATAGACAGAGCTTGCCTTACGACGAGATAAGTAAGTTACTGTCTGCCCTCCAACCGGGACCTAATGGTAATGGTAATTGTACCCTAGTGCGAACTCGCTCATCTGAGAGTGAGCCCTTCTATGAGAGGGATTCTCGGTTTTCTGGACATTTTACTGCCCCTCCTACACCTAGTGGTTTTCGAAGGGCCTATGGAAGAGAAGAGGCAGGGAAGCGGTCAGTTGTGACCTACAGCTACATTGAGAAAGCCAATATCAAGTCAGTAGAGGGTCATCATACGCCTTTGTGCCAAAGTGAGCCAGAGAACCCATTCCGAAGATCTATGGATGACCAAGCCATACCCTTCCACCTTAGGAAGAGGCTCAGTGACCCAGTGTGGTTCAATGGCTGTGAGTCCACTGGAAACTCTAAGCACACCTTACCAGACTTAGCGAGCACACCAAAGGGCACCTCCAGCCTTCGCAGAGCGACCCTGGACTCAATTGCAAAGGAGGCCACCCTTCGTGCTTTGGAGGAGTTTGGTTCCCCACAAATAAAACGAAAACTGGCAGCCAATGGTCCTGAAGGAGACCATGACTCAGTGCTGAGAGATCAGCCTCGCTGTCGGTCATGGTCTGGGTCTCCCGTGGTACCACGCAGTGCCAGGACACTGCCTATCAATGCACAGATAATAATTCCAGATCAAAATAGGACTTTGCACAGTATTCCCAGGAGCCCAGCAACTGACCATCTCTCTGCTCATGTGAGACAGCCCTACTACACCATGTCACCTTCTACTAATATGCGACCACAGGAGAGCCAGCGAGTCTGGAAGGGTGATGAGAGTCTGAGGCAGGGGTTCAGGCATGGCCCATCTTTGCCTTCTTGCAAGCCCACAGCTATTCAGCATGAAATCCCGTCAATGACCATCACTCAAGCACCTTGTGACCAGAGACACAACACAAGTGAAAGCCCCCGGCAACCTCACAAGGTCAATTTCAACCTTTCAAACTCATCAAATCTATCAGATACAGGAGTTAATAAAGTGAGTGGCAAGAAGAGCACCTCACCTGCCACAAGCCCTGAAATAGCCCGTAAGTTAGCTGAAGAAGCCACAAAGCTGTCCATACTTATGGAGGCTAGGAGGTCTCCTTCTCCAACCATATCATTATCAGATACTGTGAGGTCAGACAGTCCAAGGTCAGGGGCCAACTCCAGAGAACCACAACAACTATATGCCAGCTTCGAAGGATCTACAACAAGGGCTCCTTTGGACAGCAGTCTTTCTTCCCAGGATCATCACTGGGAAGAGGAACCTGTTCAAACAGGCCAGCAGTCGGGAAGAGGCTCTCCTCTTTCATCTCGCAGAGGAAGCACATCTCCTGCACTTCCTTCTAGGCTGCACCGTGTGTCCACATCTCCCATCCGAGACCCAAAACAAGAGAGAGCCGAGATGCCCAGGAATTATAGTCCAGTTTTATATCGGCACCGGCCTCCCCAGTACATGGGAGACAACTGTTCACCTGGCCTTGAGTATAGACATTGCAATGCACTGTATGATTCTGGTCTCAGAGACTGTCTAGACAACAACAGGAGACACTGCACAGGGCCAGTGATGACCAATAATTCAGTAAACTGGACCTCCCAACAGTTGAGAGACAATACCTCCACAGTTAGGGAATACTCCAACAAAGAGAACATGGCTAGCACTGAAGTTTCACTAGGTACATCTTCAAGGGAGTTGggcaaacagacaaaaaatggTCCAGCTGGGCTGGGCTCTCAAGAGAACAATCATAGGACGTCAGTACGTAGCGAGAGGAGAGGTGAAACCCGGACAGATGGGGAGCAAGGCAGTGCTTTGTCCCATTCATCCAGTGGAGATACGGGCAGCCAGAAGCAGGGCGCTGTGCTTGACAGTGACTGCATTTCCCCAGAGATATCCAGCCAGACGAGTCAAAGAAGCAGTGACGCAGGGAATATGGGTATGCAG TCGGACAGTGGATCATCACTCTTGGGCCCTTCCTTGCACTCTCAAAAAATTGCTCGTGCCAAATGGGAGTTTCTGTTCGGGAAGCCTTCAGAAGACCACCATGGAGTAAAGG GTCCAGTGTCGTCCACTGCACCCTCTAGCGGCTACTCTAGCGATTCTCTTACACCAGCTCCTCCATCGTCATTGCCTCTGAAGTCTACAACAGCTCATTCCAGACACAGGCCAGGATCTGAATCCCAGAAGACCTCCAGCCATGACGTTCAGCAGGTGGACGTGGAACTGGTCAACCCCCCTCCTTCCTCAGGCTCTTCTCCTAAGACTGGGATAATCAAGCGCACCATCAAATACTCAGAGACAGATCTGGACGCTGTACCCATGCGCTGCTACAGAGAGACTGACATCGATGAGGTGATACTGGCCGAGCAGGAGGAAGTGGACTCGGCGTTTGGAAGTGACCGCAGTGTGCTGGGAACATCCGGCACCAGCAGCGGGAGCCCCATGGAGGGGACGCTGTGCTTGCGGGCGAATGGGGAGGAGGACGAGCAGTTGGAGGATGAAGAGGTGGTCAGTTGGGCCAGTGTGAGGATGCAGTGTGACAGGAAGAGGCAGCATGCTTCACGAGATGCAGATGAGGTGTTCAGCCACATACTAAAAGG TTCCCCAAACTGCTTATCAGACAGCCACACTGCTCTGAAGTCCCCCATCACTGTTGACAGTCCTCGCAGGATCTCTATTGATGGCCTGGACTCTTTTAGCCGTCACTTCGAAAGCATCATGGAATCACACCGTGCCAAGGGCACCTCCTACAGCAGCCTGGACAGTGTGGACATGACCCCCAGCGGTCCGCCCGTCTTCACATTTGACTTCCCGACTCTGACCCCAGAGATCCAGAGTCAGATCTGTGAGAGTGCCCAGCAGATCATTGAACTGAGCTTTGCTCCTCTGGCCCAGTCCGAAGCCCCCAGCCTTTCAGGTCCTAGTGCCTCTGAGGCGTCCCATGGACAGTCCGAGACGAGCCAGTGGAGCGTgtctgaagaggagagtgagtCGAGCAGCACTGATCACTCCGAGAGCCACGTTCTACCTGACACGGACATGGCAGTAAG TGAGTGTCCATCCGGTCCAGTCTCGCAATGTGACCAAGAGGTGGCGGAGCGCTTGGCTCTGGGAACTAATGACATCGCCAACGGCAACAAGGCTGACTTACAGGCTGCCAAGAGGCTTGCCAAGCGCTTGTACAACCTGGACGGCTTCAGAAGGTCGGACGTGGCACGGCACCTCAGCAAAAA TAATGATTTCAGCCAGATGGTGGCGGAGGAGTATCTGAGTTACTTTAATTTCTCTGGGCTGGCTGTGGATCAGGCACTGAG AGTTTTCCTGAGAGAGTTTGCGCTAATGGGAGAGACACAGGAGAGAGAACGAGTGCTGTCACATTTCTCCAGAAGATACCTGCAGTGCAACCCCAACGCTATACCCAATGAAG aCAGCGTCCACACTCTGACCTGCGCTCTGATGCTGTTGAACACCGACCTTCATGGCCAT AATGTGGGGAAGAGGATGTCCTGTATGCAGTTCGTAGCCAATCTGGAAGGGTTGAACGACGGCCAGGACTTCCCCAAAGAGCTGCTCAAG GCACTCTACAACTCCATCAAGAATGAGAAGCTACAGTGGACAAT tgatgaagaggagttgCGTAAGTCATTCTCAGAGCTGGTCGACGGCAGGACGGACTCTGCATCTCACACCATGAAGCGGATCAGCAGTGGGGGAAACCCTCTAGTCAGTCTGGCTCAGCAGTCCAGCGCTCAGGTCTATAAGAACGGCTTCCTTGTGCGTAAAGTCCACGCCGACCCAGACGGCAAGAAGA CCCCCCGAGGTAAGAGAGGATGGAAGTCCTTTTATGCCATCTTAAAAGGGCTGGTCCTCTACCTGCAAAAG GGTGAATATCATGCAGATAAGCAGCTGTCTGATGAGGACCTGAAGAACGCTGTGTCTATCCATCACTCTCTGGCTATGAGAGCAGCAGACTACAGCAAGAGGCCCAACGTTTTTTACCTGCGTACTGCTGACTGGAGGGTCTTCCTCTTCCAGGCCCC taATGCAGAGCAGATGCAGTCGTGGATCACCCGCATCAACACAGTGGCAGCCATGTTCTCGGCCCCCCCTTTCCCAGCAGCAATCGGCTCTCAGAAGAGATTCAGCCGCCCTCTCCTGCCAGGCTCCAGCACCAAGCTCTCCCAG GAGGAGCAGCTGCAAGCTCATGAGGCGCGCTTCAGAGCCGTGTCCTCAGAACTGCAGGAGCTGCGTTCTGTTCCTCAGGAGCGCAAGAATAAAGGGAAAGATCAGGACGAGGGCAAGCAGAGGGAGGAGTACCTGGATTTTGAG AAAACCCGCTATGGGACGTACGCCATGCTGCTGAGAGCCAAGATCCGCATAGGCGAGTCGGACCTGGTGGCGTTCGAGTCTCGTCTGTTTGCAGACGGGGGTCTGCAGAGGGCCCACTCCAGCCCTACGCTGCCCCAGGACAGCAGCCATGCCAGCAGCAGCGGGGGCGGGGATGGTGGTGGGGGCGGAGGTGGCGGCAAGAAGAGCAAGCGTAACGAAGCTCAGAGACAAAGCTACAGGCAAGCTGTCAAACAGTGA
- the psda gene encoding PH and SEC7 domain-containing protein 1 isoform X2, translating to MARYGLCWGGGSLDSHYLYAPQLTIYRECPSGPVSQCDQEVAERLALGTNDIANGNKADLQAAKRLAKRLYNLDGFRRSDVARHLSKNNDFSQMVAEEYLSYFNFSGLAVDQALRVFLREFALMGETQERERVLSHFSRRYLQCNPNAIPNEDSVHTLTCALMLLNTDLHGHNVGKRMSCMQFVANLEGLNDGQDFPKELLKALYNSIKNEKLQWTIDEEELRKSFSELVDGRTDSASHTMKRISSGGNPLVSLAQQSSAQVYKNGFLVRKVHADPDGKKTPRGKRGWKSFYAILKGLVLYLQKGEYHADKQLSDEDLKNAVSIHHSLAMRAADYSKRPNVFYLRTADWRVFLFQAPNAEQMQSWITRINTVAAMFSAPPFPAAIGSQKRFSRPLLPGSSTKLSQEEQLQAHEARFRAVSSELQELRSVPQERKNKGKDQDEGKQREEYLDFEKTRYGTYAMLLRAKIRIGESDLVAFESRLFADGGLQRAHSSPTLPQDSSHASSSGGGDGGGGGGGGKKSKRNEAQRQSYRQAVKQ from the exons ATGGCTCGCTATGGGCTTTGCTGGGGGGGCGGGTCATTGGACAGTCATTACCTGTACGCTCCTCAGCTTACCATTTACCG TGAGTGTCCATCCGGTCCAGTCTCGCAATGTGACCAAGAGGTGGCGGAGCGCTTGGCTCTGGGAACTAATGACATCGCCAACGGCAACAAGGCTGACTTACAGGCTGCCAAGAGGCTTGCCAAGCGCTTGTACAACCTGGACGGCTTCAGAAGGTCGGACGTGGCACGGCACCTCAGCAAAAA TAATGATTTCAGCCAGATGGTGGCGGAGGAGTATCTGAGTTACTTTAATTTCTCTGGGCTGGCTGTGGATCAGGCACTGAG AGTTTTCCTGAGAGAGTTTGCGCTAATGGGAGAGACACAGGAGAGAGAACGAGTGCTGTCACATTTCTCCAGAAGATACCTGCAGTGCAACCCCAACGCTATACCCAATGAAG aCAGCGTCCACACTCTGACCTGCGCTCTGATGCTGTTGAACACCGACCTTCATGGCCAT AATGTGGGGAAGAGGATGTCCTGTATGCAGTTCGTAGCCAATCTGGAAGGGTTGAACGACGGCCAGGACTTCCCCAAAGAGCTGCTCAAG GCACTCTACAACTCCATCAAGAATGAGAAGCTACAGTGGACAAT tgatgaagaggagttgCGTAAGTCATTCTCAGAGCTGGTCGACGGCAGGACGGACTCTGCATCTCACACCATGAAGCGGATCAGCAGTGGGGGAAACCCTCTAGTCAGTCTGGCTCAGCAGTCCAGCGCTCAGGTCTATAAGAACGGCTTCCTTGTGCGTAAAGTCCACGCCGACCCAGACGGCAAGAAGA CCCCCCGAGGTAAGAGAGGATGGAAGTCCTTTTATGCCATCTTAAAAGGGCTGGTCCTCTACCTGCAAAAG GGTGAATATCATGCAGATAAGCAGCTGTCTGATGAGGACCTGAAGAACGCTGTGTCTATCCATCACTCTCTGGCTATGAGAGCAGCAGACTACAGCAAGAGGCCCAACGTTTTTTACCTGCGTACTGCTGACTGGAGGGTCTTCCTCTTCCAGGCCCC taATGCAGAGCAGATGCAGTCGTGGATCACCCGCATCAACACAGTGGCAGCCATGTTCTCGGCCCCCCCTTTCCCAGCAGCAATCGGCTCTCAGAAGAGATTCAGCCGCCCTCTCCTGCCAGGCTCCAGCACCAAGCTCTCCCAG GAGGAGCAGCTGCAAGCTCATGAGGCGCGCTTCAGAGCCGTGTCCTCAGAACTGCAGGAGCTGCGTTCTGTTCCTCAGGAGCGCAAGAATAAAGGGAAAGATCAGGACGAGGGCAAGCAGAGGGAGGAGTACCTGGATTTTGAG AAAACCCGCTATGGGACGTACGCCATGCTGCTGAGAGCCAAGATCCGCATAGGCGAGTCGGACCTGGTGGCGTTCGAGTCTCGTCTGTTTGCAGACGGGGGTCTGCAGAGGGCCCACTCCAGCCCTACGCTGCCCCAGGACAGCAGCCATGCCAGCAGCAGCGGGGGCGGGGATGGTGGTGGGGGCGGAGGTGGCGGCAAGAAGAGCAAGCGTAACGAAGCTCAGAGACAAAGCTACAGGCAAGCTGTCAAACAGTGA